Proteins found in one Drosophila innubila isolate TH190305 chromosome X, UK_Dinn_1.0, whole genome shotgun sequence genomic segment:
- the LOC117785573 gene encoding uncharacterized protein LOC117785573, producing MNNKIKSRSSLKKVTSEEAQTERSTRRRISFSGKKFIREFNTTEKPRDYDNSYEISDHTNGDDSSGQSHVTAASSSTLQIATTHTSMPMPDKNQDKENENNTPLVSVRESISTEYDQQNGNDFTLQLQTSVNVTLMPHELAKHRRPRMDLSVVPLDSMAFDSLYLSDVERDKLRENSMFKMPVSDKTMDLMPYNMEFDEVNPATPEPGKENLQPKERDVKQKTVLFENNNNITCDFSDIDPQQVAAFDMGDKDSMSFLLDDSTSSPLIPLDVISENGIRRKMNFRELNEALNSGRVQPFPNGPRTPTTSRNVKSQRFWHGLEQQPPMGTLREAIKPRGTLNFNESIMMSPVPQQQTHQSTNEPFNNRYSQADELMLDKTNFLAHAKMGDETQSRNSSKSTSRRETTYDNTAMELDELEKQEAAVAAALEKATRRRPINQRLTAMDESDFINSTSQNFVHTDLQDKQRLSRTIQLNESIEEECLGKAQCTQEHQKLAFEQEYLIRRQTLHFTAAIDEDTASSRKDLLANSLAPRRRQTLHFVEDIEEEMPSPRPDVKHRNFLVPPLKEPSSRRRQTLHLAESIEEDVVKPQQELKPQAGIAAVKQRTGRGRQTLHLAEDMEEDTQCLLKDLHVNSMAPPVEQAARRRRQTLQMSEPIEEDLVGAYKELKEEQQPRRRRQTIQMAEPIEEDPPKDSKKTMPSAAFEARKYNSRRQTLHHAEDIKEDFVIPPPELQLSSVVAASVEKLSNSRRQTLHLAEPIEEEELISPQESLKVRPEAEPIKKNIAKLQQAASAVEQQTGRLRRTLHFAEDIDEEMPSPVKDMQSNSLASSLKEQQASRRRQTLHMTEPIVEDLIIPQQELKSQPTTDAENQQTRRRRQTRQMAEPIEEDIVQPTKPKAAPGPAPGPLQENIIRRQTLHYAEDIEDDLVVMPDQVASPVEQQWNSNRRRRRQTLHLAEFIEEDSFSSAAPIESRHKHQQTMHFRDAIDEESVVNNNKQRHTLIKSERIEEEDLKSHQMDTKSKAKPRLTYHLSEPIEEDICSGTATKKQDKRPNRQTLTMSESIKDDKSCIDLAVDMAIGIDEHLPVAPATEQRCNNKTRMTFLSTFEPESPLSSSLKKTKETPDTPGQSQCDSAECLAQMKAKLRKTLVNPNKVEGSKSISNSTCMETPRRIKTQRDYFPNTPGRSMIEYEDLEMILNDVSENPIESANDPSTYQPQPQDMELDMNKSSNSLNIKRLPIHLTPNFPQPKKRNMQLRLTIKQENQNNSILQLDASRRDGDDLTPQATKKSRIPVLCKTLNVILPWRETEPEPEQLDASVQMIRAQMTESIYPPANKMQLEAGAGIYEDNPITISDVSRHFAAQKKLAKRSLANAAKEEEPKNTSNSSASRSSNENENSNKSYAKAHQKYMNLSGDTVILDAAEEVIDLVLDDCEIDQTRLSLVSTLLDVDTESESENENELEPDPEACLEQLNPPTVAGSMDACKKCKHCRRSMDETQISAADELAHINDWSAIEEGLKDLQRLRAKPSLVEVHRYYELKELSRLSNASDAVSEPILDDNDKEECLTLQEMLDIYQKIFDEMKSNLPEPVIPAPFAKRVDAKLREQVPRWVFDYQLQCDRQYIITHRKITTFNMVINYEPLDIMENDIRVRNIQAMTTKIFPKRYWCVDEHLLDFQVRLKLPLNLLNLLNGNDDDDIVKFLKHVDAICLETLKLCRDLKLVLAKTRARLLRETNRTVVRKTIRKLIQMKDEAYMRVEKTHFLIEIGNVEQISFKDILHPPLYQFDEKIQFLPKGIEFLNVFLENPEEYLKPMVEPNS from the exons atgaacaataaaataaaatccagAAGTTCG CTTAAAAAAGTGACTTCAGAGGAAGCCCAAACTGAGCGGTCAACAAGACGCCGAATCAGTTTTAGCGGCAAAAAGTTTATAAG AGAATTCAATACGACAGAGAAGCCCAGAGATTACGACAACTCTTATGAGATATCGGATCACACCAATGGCGACGACAGCTCGGGTCAAAGTCATGTCACTGCAGCGTCGTCGTCTACACTGCAAATTGCAACAACGCACACCTCAATGCCGATGCCGGATAAGAATCAGGATAAGGAAAACGAAAATAACACACCGCTGGTCAGTGTAAGAGAATCGATCTCAACGGAATACGATCAACAAAATGGAAACGATTTTACGCTTCAACTGCAGACGAGTGTTAATGTGACGCTGATGCCACATGAATTGGCCAAACATCGTCGTCCTCGCATGGATTTGTCTGTAGTTCCCTTGGATTCAATGGCATTCGACAGTTTATATCTATCGGATGTGGAACGGGATAAGCTGCGTGAAAATAGTATGTTTAAAATGCCAGTAAGTGATAAGACCATGGATCTTATGCCATATAACATGGAATTTGATGAG GTGAATCCCGCAACACCAGAACCAGGAAAGGAAAACCTTCAGCCAAAGGAAAGAGATGTTAAGCAAAAGACAGTGCTAttcgaaaacaacaacaatataacgTGTGATTTTAGTGACATTG ACCCACAACAAGTTGCTGCTTTCGATATGGGAGATAAAGATTCTATGAGCTTTTTGCTAGATGATTCGACGTCCTCGCCGTTGATACCATTGGATGTCATTTCGGAAAATGGCATTAGGCGAAAGATGAATTTTCGTGAGCTAAACGAAGCCTTAAACTCTGGTCGTGTACAGCCCTTTCCCAATGGTCCGAGAACGCCAACCACATCGCGGAATGTGAAGTCACAGCGTTTTTGGCATGGATTGGAGCAACAACCACCAATGGGGACACTGCGAGAAGCCATCAAACCTCGCGGCACTCTCAACTTTAATGAGAGTATAATGATGTCGCCTGTGCCTCAACAGCAGACCCACCAGTCCACAAATGAACCATTTAACAATCGTTACTCCCAAGCGGATGAACTAATGCTGGACAAAACGAACTTTCTTGCTCACGCCAAAATGGGTGATGAAACGCAGTCCAGAAATAGCTCCAAGAGTACATCACGACGTGAAACAACCTATGATAACACTGCCATGGAATTGGATGAGCTAGAGAAGCAGGAAGccgcagttgctgctgctctggaGAAAGCGACACGACGCCGGCCAATAAACCAACGTCTGACAGCAATGGATGAAAGTGATTTCATAAATTCCACTAGCCAGAATTTCGTCCATACAGATCTGCAGGATAAGCAACGACTCAGTCGAACGATCCAATTAAACGAATCAATTGAAGAGGAGTGTCTAGGCAAGGCACAATGCACACAGGAACATCAAAAGCTTGCTTTTGAACAGGAATATCTAATCCGTAGACAAACATTACACTTTACGGCAGCCATAGATGAAGATACGGCGAGTTCTCGCAAGGATTTACTTGCGAATTCGTTAGCTCCTCGGCGCAGACAAACATTACACTTTGTTGAAGACATTGAAGAAGAAATGCCAAGTCCTCGACCGGATGTGAAGCATCGGAATTTCTTAGTTCCGCCACTCAAAGAACCGTCGAGCCGGCGCAGACAAACTTTACACTTGGCCGAATCCATTGAAGAGGATGTTGTAAAGCCACAACAAGAATTGAAGCCACAGGCAGGAATTGCTGCAGTAAAACAGCGGACCGGACGTGGCAGACAAACATTACATTTGGCGGAAGACATGGAAGAGGATACGCAGTGTTTATTAAAAGATTTACATGTAAATTCGATGGCTCCTCCAGTTGAACAAGCAGCTAGGCGACGCAGGCAAACATTGCAAATGTCAGAGCCAATTGAAGAGGATCTAGTTGGAGCATACAAGGAATTAAAGGAGGAGCAGCAACCCAGACGTCGCAGACAAACTATACAAATGGCAGAACCCATTGAGGAAGATCCACCAAAAGATTCCAAAAAAACAATGCCCTCAGCTGCTTTTGAAGCACGGAAATACAACAGCCGTAGACAGACACTGCACCACGCCGAAGACATTAAAGAAGACTTTGTAATACCGCCGCCAGAATTACAATTAAGTTCAGTAGTAGCTGCATCAGTGGAAAAGCTGAGCAACAGTCGCAGGCAGACATTGCACTTGGCTGAGCCCAtcgaagaagaagaactaATAAGCCCTCAGGAGAGTCTTAAAGTCCGACCAGAGGCAGAACccattaaaaagaatatagCAAAGCTGCAGCAGGCAGCTTCTGCAGTGGAACAGCAGACAGGACGACTCAGACGAACATTACACTTTGCTGAGGACATTGATGAAGAAATGCCAAGTCCTGTTAAGGATATGCAGTCAAATTCGTTGGCTTCTTCACTTAAAGAACAGCAGGCGAGCCGGCGCAGACAAACATTACACATGACAGAACCCATTGTAGAGGATTTAATTATACCACAGCAGGAATTGAAGTCACAGCCAACTACGGATGCAGAAAATCAGCAAACGAGAAGGCGCAGACAAACCAGGCAGATGGCAGAACCCATTGAAGAGGATATAGTACAACCAACCAAGCCAAAGGCAGCGCCTGGTCCTGCTCCTGGACCATTGCAGGAGAACATTATCCGTAGACAGACACTACACTACGCCGAAGACATTGAAGACGATCTTGTGGTGATGCCTGACCAAGTGGCTTCTCCAGTGGAACAGCAGTGGAACAGCAACAGGCGCAGGCGCAGGCAAACATTGCACCTGGCTGAATTCATTGAAGAAGACTCCTTCAGCTCAGCTGCTCCAATTGAATCCCGGCACAAGCATCAACAAACAATGCATTTTAGGGATGCCATTGATGAAGAGTCAgttgtaaacaacaacaaacagagaCATACTTTAATAAAGTCTGAACGCATTGAGGAGGAAGACTTAAAAAGCCATCAAATGGACACCAAGTCCAAGGCAAAACCCAGGCTCACATATCATCTGTCAGAGCCCATTGAGGAAGATATTTGTAGTGGTACTGCAACGAAAAAACAAGATAAAAGaccaaacagacagacactaACCATGTCGGAATCTATCAAAGACGATAAGAGTTGCATTGATTTAGCAGTGGACATGGCAATAGGTATTGATGAGCATCTGCCAGTCGCTCCTGCAACTGAACAGCgttgcaacaacaagacaAGAATGACATTTCTTTCCACCTTCGAACCGGAATCCCCCCTTAGTTCAAGCTTGAAGAAAACTAAAGAAACTCCAGATACTCCAGGGCAATCTCAATGCGATTCAGCAGAGTGCTTAGCTCAAATGAAGGCTAAACTTCGTAAAACGTTGGTAAATCCCAATAAAGTTGAAGGATCTAAAAGCATCTCAAATTCGACATGTATGGAAACACCTAGGAGAATTAAAACACAACGTGATTATTTCCCCAACACACCTGGTCGCTCCATGATCGAGTATGAAGATCTGGAAATGATATTAAATGATGTGAGTGAAAATCCCATAGAGTCAGCTAATGATCCATCGACCTACCAACCTCAACCTCAAGACATGGAACTCGACATGAACAAGTCATCAAATTCATTGAATATCAAACGATTGCCGATTCACTTGACTCCAAACTTTCCACAGCCAAAGAAGCGCAACATGCAGCTACGACTAACAATAAAGCAGGAGAATCAGAACAA ctcTATTCTTCAGTTAGACGCCTCAAGACGAGATGGAGATGATTTAACGccacaagcaacaaaaaaatctcGCATTCCAGTTCTTTGTAAAACCTTGAACGTAATCTTACCATGGCGAGAAACGGAACCAGAACCAGAACAACTAGATGCCTCCGTGCAAATGATTAGGGCACAAATGACGGAGAGCATTTATCCGCCGGCGAATAAGATGCAATTGGAGGCTGGAGCTGGAATTTATGAGGATAATCCAATTACCATATCCGATGTGTCGAGGCATTTTGCGGCGCAAAAGAAATTGGCCAAACGATCACTTGCCAATGCAGCGAAGGAGGAGGAGCCAAAGAATACCTCAAACTCAAGCGCTAGTCGCAGTtcaaatgagaatgagaatagCAATAAAAGCTATGCAAAAGCTCATCAAAAGTATATGAATCTAAGTGGAGATACTGTGATCCTTGATGCGGCTGAAGAAGTCATTGACCTGGTGTTGGATGATTGTGAAATTGACCAGACGCGACTTAGTCTGGTGTCAACCTTGCTGGACGTAGATACTGAATCTGAAtccgaaaacgaaaacgaactTGAGCCTGACCCTGAGGCTTGTCTGGAACAACTCAATCCGCCAACTGTGGCTGGATCAATGGATGCCTGCAAGAAATGTAAGCATTGCAGACGCTCCATGGATGAGACTCAGATAAGTGCAGCAGACGAACTAGCTCACATAAATGATTGGAGTGCCATAGAGGAGGGACTTAAGGATTTGCAGCGTTTGCGAGCAAAGCCAAGCCTTGTAGAGGTCCACAGATATTACGAACTCAAGGAGTTGTCACGCCTCTCCAATGCCAGTGATGCCGTAAGCGAACCAATTCTCGATGACAACGACAAGGAAGAATGCCTAACACTACAAGAAATGTTGGACATTTATCAAAAGATATTTGATGA AATGAAGAGCAATTTACCGGAGCCAGTGATACCCGCTCCATTCGCAAAACGAGTGGATGCCAAATTGCGTGAGCAGGTCCCCAGATGGGTATTTGATTATCAACTGCAGTGCGATCGTCAATATATAATCACGCATCGAAAAATTACCACATTCAATATGGTTATCAACTATGAACCGCTGGATATTATGGAAAACGATATACGTGTGCGCAATATTCAAGCAATGACAACCAAAATTTTTCCCAAAC gTTATTGGTGCGTAGACGAACATCTACTGGATTTTCAGGTGAGGCTTAAACTGCCTCTAAACCTGCTTAATCTTCTGAACGgcaacgatgatgatgatattgTGAAGTTTCTAAAGCACGTTGACGCTATTTGCTTGGAGACCTTAAAGCTTTGCAGAGATCTGAAATTGGTATTAGCTAAAACAAGAGCGCGCCTTTTAAG AGAAACGAATCGCACTGTTGTGCGGAAAACTATAAGAAAACTAATTCAAATGAAGGATGAAGCTTACATGCGTGTGGAGAAAACCCATTTTCTCATTGAAATCGGTAATGTTGAGCAAATCTCATTCAAGGACATTCTGCATCCGCCATTGTATCAATTCGATGAGAAGATTCAATTTTTACCCAAGGGGATCGAATTCCTGAACGTCTTCTTGGAAAATCCCGAAGAATATCTTAAACCCATGGTCGAGCCTAATAGTTAA
- the LOC117794245 gene encoding beta-parvin: MSTLNRPKSPHTPTTIKKGEKEDSFWDKFSTLGRKRGTREVKKVQEEGKYAIDSPGSPNQFDIPPEDYALREHEQRAVIDPQSISDPEVLKLQRILIDWINDELAEQRIIVQQLEEDMYDGQVLHKLWEKLTGKKLDVPEVTQSEQGQHEKLNIVLKAVNHTLGFHQKIPKWSVASVHSKNIVAILHLLVALVRHFRAPVRLPENVFVTVVIAEKNAGVLNAQKFQEQITSEYDDLGMRCEKDAFDTLIDCAPDKLAVVKKSLITFVNKHLAKLNFEIDDLNKDFRDGVYLCLLMGLLGGFFVPLHEFHLTPQDVDQMVNNVAFAFDLMQDVGLPKPKARPEDIVNKDLKSTLRVLYSLFTMFRDYA; this comes from the exons ATGTCGACTTTAAATCGCCCCAAATCACCACACACGCCCACAACAATTAAGAAGGGCGAAAAGGAGGATAGCTTCTGGGATAAATTCAGCACACTCGGCCGCAAACGCGGTACTCGAGAAG TTAAGAAAGTACAAGAGGAAGGCAAATATGCAATCGATTCCCCAGGCTCCCCCAATCAGTTCGATATACCGCCCGAGGATTATGCACTGC GCGAACATGAACAACGTGCTGTCATCGATCCACAATCGATAAGTGATCCAGAGGTACTCAAACTGCAACGGATACTCATCGATTGGATAAACGATGAGTTGGCGGAACAGCGTATTATAGTCCAGCAGCTGGAGGAGGATATGTACGATGGCCAGGTGTTGCACAAGCTCTGGGAGAAGCTAACGGGCAAGAAGCTTGACGTGCCCGAGGTGACACAGTCGGAGCAGGGACAGCACGAGAAACTCAACATTGTGCTAAAAGCCGTTAATCAC ACACTTGGCTTTCATCAGAAGATACCCAAATGGTCGGTGGCCAGTGTTCACTCAAAGAATATTGTGGCCATATTGCATTTGTTGGTGGCCTTGGTTCGACACTTCCGTGCGCCCGTCCGTCTGCCGGAAAACGTCTTTGTCACAGTGGTCATTGCGGAAAAGAATGCCGGCGTCCTGAATGCACA AAAATTCCAGGAGCAAATCACATCGGAATACGATGATCTGGGCATGCGTTGTGAGAAGGATGCGTTCGATACGCTGATTGACTGTGCACCCGATAAACTGGCCGTGGTGAAAAAGTCCTTGATAACGTTCGTCAACAAGcatttggccaagttaaaCTTTGAGATCGATGACCTGAATAAGGACTTTCGGGATggtgtgtatctgtgtctgcTGATGGGACTGCTTGGCGGGTTCTTTGTGCCACTGCATGAGTTCCATTTGACCCCGCAGGATGTCGATCAGATGGTTAACAATGTGGCATTCGCCTTTGACCTGATGCAGGATGTGGGACTGCCAAAGCCAAAGGCTCGTCCAGAAGACATTGTCAATAAGGATCTGAAGTCAACGTTGCGTGTCCTCTACAGCCTTTTTACCATGTTTAGGGATTATGCCTGA
- the LOC117793718 gene encoding ribonuclease P protein subunit p20, whose product MMDSSNPTERGAKPRTNRNNQQQQQRGNQNHRVVRKVPPRAASDRQNIYITSKTDFKAQHKRCEDLLNSGAKEIYLHCMGYSITRGLNLALRLIQNSEGALSYAINTSTIQLVDELHPLCDEDDITFRQRNNSALHIKIFNSSLFDIVVPKLPAQPALPATDNSRSQPKPRRQQQQQQPKQQQKKIQK is encoded by the exons atgATGGACAGCAGCAATCCCACTGAGCGCGGGGCAAAGCCAAGAACCAATAGaaacaaccagcaacaacaacaacgcggtAACCAAAACCATCGAGTGGTTCGCAAAGTTCCGCCGCGTGCTGCCAGCGACaggcaaaatatttacattaccAGCAAGACAGATTTTAAG gCACAACATAAACGATGCGAAGATCTGTTGAATTCGGGCGCTAAGGAGATTTATTTGCACTGCATGGGCTATTCCATAACACGTGGTCTCAACTTGGCACTGCGACTCATTCAGAACTCGGAGGGCGCACTTAGTTACGCCATAAACACATCCACCATACAGTTGGTGGATGAGCTGCATCCACTGTGCGATGAGGATGATATAACATTTCGACAGCGCAACAATTCTGCCTTGCATATCAAAATCTTTAATAGCAGTTTATTTGATATTGTGGTGCCCAAGCTGCCGGCACAACCTGCACTTCCCGCAACCGACAACAGTCGGTCACAGCCAAAGCCacgcagacaacaacaacaacaacaaccgaaacaacaacagaaaaagatacaaaagtaa
- the LOC117786542 gene encoding 40S ribosomal protein S15Aa: MVRMNVLADALKCINNAEKRGKRQVLLRPCSKVIIKFLTVMMKHGYIGEFEIVDDHRSGKIVVNLTGRLNKCGVISPRFDVPINDIEKWTNNLLPSRQFGYVVLTTSGGIMDHEEARRKHLGGKILGFFF, from the coding sequence ATGGTGCGTATGAACGTATTGGCCGATGCCCTTAAATGCATCAACAACGCTGAGAAACGCGGCAAGCGCCAAGTGCTCCTGCGTCCCTGCTCCAAAGTCATCATCAAGTTCCTTACCGTGATGATGAAGCATGGCTATATTGGTGAATTCGAGATCGTTGACGATCATCGCTCCGGCAAGATTGTTGTTAACCTCACGGGACGCCTGAACAAATGCGGCGTCATCTCGCCACGCTTCGATGTGCCCATCAATGACATTGAGAAGTGGACCAACAATCTGCTGCCCTCACGTCAGTTTGGCTACGTCGTCCTGACCACATCCGGCGGCATTATGGATCACGAGGAGGCCAGGAGAAAACATCTGGGAGGCAAAATCCTAGGCTTCTTCTTCTAA
- the LOC117793720 gene encoding transmembrane protein 203 yields MFKLSELVRWLGLTEFEILVNLCGLLVFTITLAFKISGTFNNVFPEMMSDWFSIFSPLFFIDICNAYFCVIVGIRMYLDSDNKRKALHRFMWSTYFLVLIAIFKYLLCLKLSGKTGLEYSEVFSPIFVLLQLVAVRACQLPNSI; encoded by the coding sequence ATGTTTAAGCTATCGGAACTGGTGCGTTGGCTCGGTTTGACCGAATTTGAGATATTGGTTAATCTTTGTGGCCTGCTGGTGTTCACCATAACGCTGGCATTCAAAATCTCGGGCACATTTAATAATGTATTTCCCGAAATGATGAGCGATTGGTTTAGCATCTTCAGTCCACTGTTCTTTATTGACATTTGtaatgcatacttttgtgtTATTGTTGGCATACGCATGTACCTGGACTCGGACAACAAACGCAAGGCTCTGCATCGTTTCATGTGGAGCACCTATTTCCTAGTACTGATTGCCATCTTCAAGTATCTGCTGTGTCTCAAACTATCGGGCAAAACGGGTCTCGAGTACAGCGAAGTATTCTCGCCCATATTTGTTCTGCTCCAGCTGGTCGCAGTGCGTGCCTGCCAGCTGCCCAACtctatttaa
- the LOC117781369 gene encoding cytochrome c oxidase subunit 12, mitochondrial, with amino-acid sequence MSAYKMETAPFDPRFPNQNVTRYCYQSYVDFHRCQKKRGEDFAPCNYFKKVYKTMCPNAWVEKWDDQRESGTFPGRI; translated from the coding sequence ATGTCCGCCTACAAGATGGAGACTGCCCCCTTTGATCCACGTTTCCCCAACCAGAACGTGACCCGGTATTGTTATCAATCCTATGTGGACTTTCATCGTTGCCAGAAGAAGCGCGGCGAAGATTTTGCACCATGCAACTATTTCAAGAAGGTCTACAAGACGATGTGCCCCAATGCCTGGGTCGAGAAGTGGGACGATCAGCGCGAGAGCGGCACATTCCCGGGCCGCATCTAA
- the LOC117781352 gene encoding RNA-binding protein 25 has protein sequence MSAARLPYYQQQQQQQTSDNQQQQQQQRRRFGGYNRRHSRSRSIERRRHSRSRSRSRSTERQRRRRHQQQQQQQRHHRDSRDRSWERERERERDRERDRDRDYTRRSSYYQRDSRSRSRSPRSASPPCSSSSTTSRRQPPHGNNNNNKHNIRIPSESKTLNAASGKDNAMSAVGAYYNLDTDEPFDKERIHREIEEKLRETLAREGKVYPPPKVEASHPVFANDGSFMELFKKMQEGQQQRPQQSQQPQLEPANAAAATAAAAVAAAASATALRAQQLLQQQQQLLLQDNHSASIQSISPFGSLPAIAVGAASSASAPYIAAAAAGKSAPPPPMVGRRRGGKILKTGVVAKLKTPNERDVDPKDFWSLYLAEVNKYKSNACDTDNGKRPLVK, from the coding sequence atgTCTGCGGCACGTTTACCGTattatcagcagcagcagcagcagcagacgtCGGataatcaacagcagcagcaacagcagcgacgtcgATTTGGTGGCTACAACAGACGCCACAGTCGCAGTCGTTCCATTGAGCGTCGACGTCACAGTCGCAGCCGTAGTCGCAGTCGTTCCACGGAGCGTCAGCGCCGGCGTcgtcatcagcagcagcagcagcagcagcggcatcaCAGGGATTCACGTGATCGCTCTTGGGAGAGGgagcgggagagagagagggatcgTGAGCGTGACAGAGACAGGGATTACACAAGACGCAGCAGTTATTATCAGCGAGATTcgcgcagtcgcagtcgcagtccaCGTTCAGCATCTCCGCCATGCTCCTCATCCTCCACCACGTCGCGTCGCCAACCACcacatggcaacaacaacaacaacaaacacaacattCGAATTCCAAGTGAATCGAAAACATTGAATGCGGCTAGCGGTAAAGATAATGCCATGTCCGCTGTGGGCGCCTATTACAATCTGGACACCGATGAGCCCTTCGACAAGGAGCGCATCCATCGCGAGATTGAGGAAAAACTGCGCGAGACGCTGGCACGCGAGGGCAAAGTGTATCCGCCGCCCAAGGTGGAAGCCTCGCATCCCGTCTTCGCCAACGATGGCTCATTCATGGAGTTGTTTAAGAAAATGCAAGAggggcaacagcagcgaccacagcaatcacaacaaccacaactgGAGCCGGCAAACGCGGCTGCAGCCACTGCCGCGGCCGCTGTCGCAGCCGCAGCCAGCGCCACTGCGTTGAGAGCGCAGCaattgttgcagcagcagcagcaactgctaCTGCAGGATAACCACAGTGCGTCCATCCAATCCATCAGTCCATTTGGCTCACTGCCAGCCATCGCTGTGGGAGCAGCGAGCAGTGCATCAGCTCCATATATAGCCGCCGCGGCAGCGGGCAAATCGGCGCCACCGCCGCCCATGGTGGGACGACGTCGGGGCGGTAAGATACTGAAGACCGGTGTGGTTGCCAAGCTGAAGACGCCAAATGAACGGGATGTGGATCCCAAGGATTTCTGGTCACTGTATTTGGCcgaagtgaataaatacaagaGCAATGCCTGCGATACGGATAATGGCAAGCGTCCCTTGGTCAAGTAG
- the LOC117794247 gene encoding peroxiredoxin 1: MPQLQKPAPEFSGTAVVNGQFKDIKLSDYKGKYLVLFFYPLDFTFVCPTEIIAFSEHAAEFRKINCELVGCSTDSQFTHLAWINTPRKQGGLGSMDIPLLADKSMKVSRDYGVLDEATGIPFRGLFIIDEQQNLRQITINDLPVGRSVEETLRLVQAFQYTDKYGEVCPANWKPGQKTMKADPTKSKEYFETTS; encoded by the coding sequence ATGCCACAACTTCAGAAGCCCGCACCCGAATTCTCTGGCACCGCCGTCGTCAATGGCCAATTCAAGGACATCAAATTGAGCGATTATAAGGGCAAATATTTGGTGTTGTTCTTCTATCCGTTGGACTTTACCTTTGTGTGCCCCACGGAGATAATTGCATTCTCTGAGCATGCGGCCGAGTTCCGTAAAATCAATTGCGAACTCGTTGGCTGCTCCACCGACAGCCAGTTCACACATCTGGCCTGGATTAATACGCCACGCAAACAGGGTGGTCTGGGCAGCATGGACATTCCCTTGTTGGCCGACAAGTCGATGAAGGTGTCACGCGATTACGGCGTGTTGGATGAGGCCACTGGCATTCCATTCCGCGGTCTCTTCATCATTGACGAGCAACAGAATTTGCGTCAGATCACCATTAATGATTTGCCCGTGGGACGCAGTGTTGAGGAGACACTCCGATTGGTGCAGGCTTTCCAGTATACCGACAAGTACGGCGAGGTGTGCCCAGCCAACTGGAAGCCCGGCCAGAAGACCATGAAGGCTGATCCCACCAAATCCAAGGAATACTTTGAAACTACATCCTAA
- the LOC117794246 gene encoding FAD-linked sulfhydryl oxidase ALR: protein MWKEFIRRHSYQSKVALNREGARLIIRRLQKTVLRILRDPEFRMSKSSFQQQQQQQQQQSEPEPPVDGTQYNAHRSTKQDSNCRTCNDFKSWSKQQRLISSAQTAKEKHMSNEKVNVGAGIAAPREDCPLDKVRLGISTWGLLHTMAAFYSDNPTDTEKRDMRTFFEVLSRLYPCEYCAKDFRTDIEVNPVNVNSQKDLALWLCKFHNRVNDKLGKPLFDCTKVNERWRDGWLDGSCD, encoded by the exons ATGTGGAAAGAATTTATTCGACGTCACAGCTATCAAAGTAAGGTAGCTCTTAATCGAGAAGGCGCCCGATTGATAATACGCCGTCTTCAGAAGACTGTTTTGCGCATACTGCGAGATCCCGAATTCAGAATGTCCAAGTCATCAtttcagcaacagcagcagcaacaacaacaacaatcggaACCCGAACCGCCGGTCGATGGCACGCAATATAATGCACATAGAAGTACAAAGCAGGACAGCAATTGTCGCACCTGCAACGATTTCAAGTCATGGTCCAAACAGCAGCGTCTCATTTCTAGCGCCCAGACAGCAAAG gAGAAACACATGAGCAACGAGAAGGTTAATGTTGGTGCAGGTATTGCGGCGCCCCGAGAAGATTGCCCGCTTGATAAGGTGCGTCTGGGCATTTCCACCTGGGGTCTGTTGCACACTATGGCTGCATTCTACTCGGACAATCCGACTGACACGGAGAAGCGGGATATGCGAACGTTTTTCGAGGTACTCTCACGTCTGTACCCATGTGAGTACTGTGCCAAGGACTTCCGCACAGA CATCGAAGTGAATCCTGTTAATGTTAACTCGCAAAAGGATCTGGCACTGTGGTTATGCAAGTTCCACAATCGAGTAAATGATAAGCTGGGAAAACCGCTGTTTGACTGCACCAAAGTGAATGAAAGATGGCGAGACGGCTGGCTTGATGGTTCCTGTGATTAG